In one window of Polynucleobacter sp. AM-7D1 DNA:
- the lptA gene encoding lipopolysaccharide transport periplasmic protein LptA, which produces MSFLRKLAIHCGLLTACFIAPAHAEKADQDKPVVLEAEKVSVNDVQQVYELDGQVLLTKGSILITGEKGNIKVDPEGYEYVDVQGNPESTASFRQRREGPANEFMQGRGQTVTYNAKTELLTLTGDANLKRLHNMQMLDQLHGWKIDYDDVLQRYQVTPPPNAKPEDLPLAKAILSPRRKATLER; this is translated from the coding sequence ATGAGCTTCTTACGCAAACTAGCAATACATTGTGGATTGTTAACAGCTTGCTTTATCGCACCTGCTCATGCTGAAAAAGCAGATCAAGATAAACCGGTTGTTTTAGAAGCAGAAAAAGTTTCTGTGAATGATGTGCAACAGGTCTATGAGCTTGATGGTCAGGTACTCTTGACCAAGGGCAGCATTTTAATTACCGGCGAAAAAGGCAATATCAAAGTTGATCCTGAAGGCTATGAGTACGTTGATGTTCAAGGCAATCCAGAATCAACGGCCAGCTTCAGACAAAGACGCGAAGGTCCGGCTAATGAGTTTATGCAGGGTCGCGGTCAAACAGTTACTTACAATGCAAAAACTGAATTGCTTACCCTAACTGGTGATGCTAACTTGAAGCGTCTTCACAATATGCAAATGTTAGATCAATTACACGGCTGGAAAATTGATTACGACGATGTCCTGCAGCGCTATCAAGTCACGCCACCCCCAAACGCTAAACCAGAAGATCTGCCTTTGGCTAAAGCCATCCTTTCACCAAGAAGAAAAGCTACACTAGAGAGATGA
- the lptB gene encoding LPS export ABC transporter ATP-binding protein, whose amino-acid sequence MTTDSSSIQKPATLSAQHLQKRYGSRTVVRDVSVEVKCGEVVGLLGPNGAGKTTSFYMIVGLVPLDGGSIVLDGTDITHLPIHERARMGLSYLPQEASVFRKLNVAENIQAVLELQVQGGKPLSKSEIAHRLDELLGELQISHLRDNPALSLSGGERRRVEIARALASQPKFILLDEPFAGVDPIAVGEIQRIVRFLRDRQIGVLITDHNVRETLGICDHAYIISEGSVLAEGKPDQIIENDAVRRVYLGENFRM is encoded by the coding sequence ATGACCACGGATTCCAGCAGCATTCAAAAGCCAGCAACCCTCAGCGCCCAGCATCTTCAAAAGCGTTATGGATCTCGCACAGTAGTTCGGGATGTATCGGTAGAAGTTAAATGCGGCGAAGTGGTTGGACTCTTAGGCCCTAATGGTGCTGGTAAAACCACCTCTTTCTACATGATTGTTGGCTTGGTTCCACTTGATGGTGGAAGTATTGTTCTGGATGGCACAGACATAACCCATCTACCGATTCATGAACGAGCTCGTATGGGCCTGTCATACCTCCCTCAAGAGGCTTCTGTTTTCAGAAAGCTGAACGTAGCCGAAAATATTCAAGCGGTATTAGAACTGCAGGTGCAAGGCGGCAAACCATTGAGTAAGTCTGAGATTGCGCATCGCCTAGATGAACTCTTGGGCGAACTTCAAATTAGTCATCTTCGTGATAACCCAGCACTATCCTTATCTGGAGGTGAGCGTCGTCGTGTTGAGATTGCAAGAGCGCTCGCCTCTCAGCCTAAATTCATTTTGCTGGATGAGCCATTTGCCGGCGTTGATCCGATTGCAGTTGGAGAGATCCAGCGGATTGTGCGCTTCTTAAGAGACCGCCAAATTGGCGTACTCATCACGGACCATAACGTACGCGAAACCTTAGGTATTTGCGATCATGCCTACATCATCAGTGAGGGTAGCGTGCTGGCAGAAGGCAAACCGGACCAAATCATTGAGAATGACGCCGTTAGAAGAGTGTATCTAGGCGAAAATTTCCGCATGTAA
- a CDS encoding HAD family hydrolase: MPTAFNAHQTNPLSQYPQAWERAGAVKLLVLDVDGVLTNGQVFLGENGKESLKAFDIQDGLGIKLLEKIGIPTVIITGRSSKMVLARCDELGIKHVHMGVENKAVALEKILQSLGLKSSDCAVMGDDWPDFQMMKSAGLKVCPAQGHDAVKETAHFITTRSGGYGAVREVCDLILKAQNRYDELLAQARA; the protein is encoded by the coding sequence ATGCCAACCGCCTTTAATGCTCACCAAACCAATCCTCTGAGCCAGTATCCACAGGCCTGGGAGCGCGCTGGGGCAGTCAAGCTACTCGTACTTGATGTCGATGGGGTCTTAACCAATGGCCAGGTATTTCTTGGTGAAAACGGTAAGGAGTCTCTGAAAGCTTTTGATATTCAAGATGGCTTGGGAATCAAGCTCTTAGAAAAAATTGGTATTCCAACAGTCATCATTACTGGGCGTAGCTCCAAAATGGTTTTGGCACGCTGTGATGAACTCGGTATCAAGCATGTGCACATGGGTGTTGAAAATAAAGCCGTAGCCCTAGAAAAGATTTTGCAGTCACTTGGGCTCAAGTCGTCTGATTGCGCTGTGATGGGTGATGATTGGCCTGATTTTCAAATGATGAAGTCTGCAGGTTTAAAAGTATGTCCTGCACAAGGGCATGATGCCGTGAAAGAAACTGCTCACTTTATTACCACTCGATCTGGTGGATATGGCGCAGTACGTGAAGTCTGCGACTTGATTCTAAAAGCGCAAAATCGCTATGACGAATTACTTGCTCAGGCACGCGCTTAA
- a CDS encoding monovalent cation:proton antiporter family protein, with protein sequence MPSVLQLTLILLASGVAGVVIFRYFGLPPILGYLAIGVLIGPHALGLANDSATVKYLAEFGVVFLMFSIGLEFNLHKLRAMRSIVFGLGGSQVLLTILLAVPASLMMNWIYPISWQAAIALGGALAMSSTAIVTKLIADRSEIETEHGRNIIGILLFQDLAVVFLLILIPSLGKNPGDLFLALTAASIKISVALVLIFVIGQTLMSRWFSLVTKLRSQELFMLNLLLIVLGMSALTEHFGLSLALGAFLAGMLIAETPYRHQVEEDVKPFRDVLLGLFFITIGMLLDFNVIYQQWLLVLLLLIGPLIFKFGLIALLSRAFGSSPGISIRTGLCLAQAGEFGFVLLNQIDGLDLIDPALSQAVLAAMLLSMFGAPFLIEYSDRIAMRFSSNEWLLQSLALTRVAAKSVRTENHVVICGFGRSGQSLARMLDQEKIPYIALDMDPDRVKEAAAAGDNVVYGDASRENYLVAAGLSRAKAVVITYADTPATLKVLHQVERLRPGMTILVRTKDDADLAKLQAAGATEVVPELIEGSLMMASHVLLMMGVPMRKVVRRITSAREARYSLLRGYFRGVDDEVDTKESWRLHSVTLLPESASIGQTLEELHLENEGVSVQAVRRKVDGSDYVKLELTPDLRLQANDILVLSGNSEATDLAESKLL encoded by the coding sequence ATGCCGTCAGTCCTTCAATTAACTCTCATCTTGTTGGCCTCCGGAGTGGCCGGGGTAGTTATTTTCCGCTATTTTGGACTACCCCCCATTTTGGGCTATCTTGCCATTGGCGTCCTAATTGGGCCGCATGCCCTCGGTTTGGCCAATGATTCCGCCACAGTCAAGTATTTGGCTGAATTTGGCGTGGTTTTCTTGATGTTTTCAATTGGCCTGGAATTTAACCTCCACAAGCTGCGGGCCATGCGAAGCATCGTATTTGGCTTGGGTGGCAGCCAGGTGCTTTTGACTATCTTGCTTGCAGTGCCGGCAAGCTTGATGATGAACTGGATTTACCCCATTTCCTGGCAGGCAGCCATTGCCCTGGGGGGTGCCCTGGCTATGTCCTCAACTGCTATCGTTACCAAGCTCATTGCCGATCGTTCAGAAATTGAGACTGAGCATGGGCGCAACATCATCGGTATTTTGCTATTTCAGGATTTAGCGGTGGTCTTCTTGCTTATTTTGATCCCCTCACTGGGTAAAAATCCTGGAGACTTATTTTTGGCCTTGACCGCAGCCTCCATCAAGATATCGGTGGCGCTAGTTCTGATTTTTGTGATTGGCCAAACTTTAATGAGTCGCTGGTTTAGTTTGGTTACCAAGCTGCGCTCGCAAGAGTTATTCATGCTCAACTTGCTGCTGATTGTTTTGGGTATGTCAGCACTTACAGAACATTTTGGTTTATCACTTGCGCTAGGGGCTTTCTTGGCGGGTATGTTGATTGCCGAGACACCCTACCGCCATCAGGTTGAGGAGGACGTGAAGCCTTTTAGGGATGTCCTCTTGGGCCTGTTCTTTATTACCATTGGCATGCTGTTGGACTTTAATGTCATTTACCAACAGTGGTTGCTAGTGCTGCTCTTACTGATTGGCCCTTTGATTTTCAAGTTTGGTTTGATTGCCTTACTGTCACGTGCTTTTGGTTCAAGCCCTGGCATTTCGATTCGGACAGGCTTGTGTTTGGCGCAGGCTGGCGAATTTGGCTTCGTTCTTTTAAATCAGATTGATGGCTTGGATTTAATCGATCCTGCTTTGAGTCAGGCTGTACTGGCTGCCATGTTGCTCTCGATGTTTGGCGCACCTTTCTTGATTGAATATAGCGATCGGATTGCGATGCGCTTCTCGAGTAATGAGTGGTTGTTGCAATCATTAGCGCTGACACGCGTCGCAGCAAAAAGTGTCCGAACTGAAAACCATGTTGTCATTTGCGGTTTTGGTCGTTCAGGACAAAGCTTGGCCCGCATGCTCGATCAAGAAAAAATTCCTTACATTGCCTTAGATATGGATCCAGATCGAGTTAAAGAAGCTGCTGCCGCTGGGGATAACGTGGTCTATGGTGATGCCAGTCGAGAAAATTATTTAGTAGCCGCGGGTTTGTCGAGAGCAAAGGCAGTAGTAATTACCTATGCAGATACCCCAGCAACCTTAAAAGTATTACATCAGGTTGAGCGCTTGCGTCCCGGTATGACCATACTGGTGCGCACTAAAGATGATGCTGATTTAGCTAAGTTACAAGCAGCTGGAGCAACTGAGGTGGTGCCTGAGTTAATCGAGGGTAGTCTCATGATGGCATCACACGTTTTATTAATGATGGGCGTACCTATGCGTAAGGTCGTACGTCGCATCACCAGTGCACGCGAAGCGCGTTACAGTCTTTTGCGCGGCTATTTCCGGGGGGTTGATGATGAAGTCGACACCAAAGAGTCATGGCGTTTGCACTCGGTAACTTTGTTGCCTGAGTCAGCGAGTATTGGCCAGACTCTTGAAGAGTTACACCTTGAAAACGAAGGCGTGAGCGTACAAGCAGTCAGGCGAAAAGTGGATGGCTCCGACTATGTCAAATTGGAGCTCACTCCAGACTTACGTTTGCAAGCTAACGATATCCTAGTGCTCTCAGGCAATTCAGAGGCGACTGATTTAGCCGAATCTAAATTGCTCTGA
- a CDS encoding SIS domain-containing protein, with amino-acid sequence MIAKTRDRTLKLARDTLTIEAAALHTMRDRLEGANADALVLAVDLLHSCKGRIVVSGIGKSGHIARKIAATFASTGSPAFFVHPAEASHGDLGMVTRDDVFVALSNSGETDELLTIVPIVKRTGAKLIALTGAPNSSLAKLADAHLDTSVEKEACPLNLAPTTSTTASLAMGDALAVALLDARGFQAEDFQRSHPGGRLGRKQLMHVSEVMRNFDETPKITISASLQEALLEMTAKRMGMVVTLDSENKVAGIFTDGDLRRLLEKSTNLDGLTLEKATTSAPRTIPPELLAEEAIEMMEKHRINHLVVTDPHGALLGALNLHDLFAAKVI; translated from the coding sequence ATGATAGCTAAGACTCGTGACCGAACCCTAAAGCTTGCGCGTGACACCCTCACCATTGAGGCTGCTGCACTGCACACTATGCGTGATCGCCTTGAAGGCGCCAATGCCGATGCCCTCGTTTTGGCAGTGGATTTACTGCATTCCTGCAAGGGCCGTATCGTTGTTTCTGGAATTGGTAAATCAGGTCATATCGCCCGAAAGATTGCTGCCACCTTTGCCTCTACCGGCTCCCCCGCCTTTTTTGTACATCCCGCCGAAGCCAGTCATGGCGACCTAGGAATGGTTACGCGTGATGATGTCTTTGTTGCACTCTCTAATTCCGGCGAGACTGATGAGCTTCTCACCATTGTGCCAATCGTCAAGCGCACCGGTGCAAAACTCATTGCACTAACTGGTGCGCCAAATTCTTCATTAGCAAAGTTGGCTGATGCCCATTTAGATACCAGTGTTGAGAAAGAAGCATGTCCACTTAACTTGGCGCCAACTACCAGTACAACCGCATCGCTCGCTATGGGTGATGCCCTAGCTGTTGCCTTACTTGATGCTCGCGGCTTTCAGGCTGAAGATTTTCAACGCTCCCACCCAGGTGGCCGCTTGGGTCGCAAGCAACTGATGCATGTCAGCGAAGTGATGCGCAACTTTGATGAGACTCCTAAGATTACGATCTCCGCTTCCTTACAAGAAGCTTTACTAGAAATGACCGCTAAACGCATGGGCATGGTGGTCACTTTAGATAGTGAAAATAAAGTTGCCGGCATTTTTACTGACGGCGACTTGCGTCGTCTACTAGAGAAGAGCACCAATTTGGATGGGCTCACCTTAGAAAAGGCAACTACTTCAGCACCCCGCACAATTCCTCCCGAACTCTTGGCGGAAGAAGCTATTGAGATGATGGAAAAACATCGGATTAATCATTTGGTGGTCACCGATCCTCATGGAGCATTACTTGGAGCGCTCAACCTCCATGATTTATTTGCCGCCAAGGTTATTTAA
- the lptC gene encoding LPS export ABC transporter periplasmic protein LptC, translating into MELNAQQIKLSIWRGLLRLMPLILMSTLTLVTFWLVKKNAPVEKSALERVRLHEPDYTITNGALSALNEAGNTKYRVLGKKVIHYDDDASIDIETPRIRLFPPEKSPITVKADSGHLDGDITILDLINNAEIFRPPQAATATEPARPRMIARSSYFKVLINDDIIETNKPITLEQGVSIMRSTDGGTFNNIEQSMVLSGQVRGRIERVQPGAQP; encoded by the coding sequence ATGGAACTGAATGCCCAACAAATTAAATTGAGTATCTGGCGTGGCCTATTGCGCCTAATGCCATTGATCTTGATGAGCACACTTACTCTCGTCACTTTTTGGCTGGTTAAGAAAAATGCTCCCGTAGAAAAATCAGCACTAGAACGGGTACGCTTACATGAGCCTGACTACACTATTACCAATGGCGCCCTTTCCGCGCTCAACGAAGCCGGCAATACCAAATATCGAGTACTGGGCAAGAAAGTGATTCATTACGACGATGACGCTTCAATTGACATTGAAACACCTCGTATACGTTTGTTCCCTCCTGAAAAGTCGCCGATTACCGTGAAAGCGGACTCAGGTCATTTAGATGGCGACATCACCATACTAGATCTCATCAATAATGCTGAAATTTTTCGTCCACCACAAGCTGCTACCGCGACCGAACCAGCAAGACCACGCATGATTGCACGCTCTTCGTATTTCAAGGTACTCATCAATGACGACATTATTGAGACTAATAAACCCATTACGCTTGAGCAAGGCGTTTCCATCATGCGGTCAACTGATGGTGGCACATTCAACAACATCGAACAAAGTATGGTGCTGTCTGGCCAAGTGAGAGGTCGCATCGAGCGTGTTCAACCTGGAGCACAGCCATGA